In one Campylobacter insulaenigrae NCTC 12927 genomic region, the following are encoded:
- a CDS encoding ATP-dependent helicase: MPLSRLNEEQYKAACASFGHNLIIASAGTGKTSTIVARIAYLLQNNIKPEKIMLLTFTNKASKEMISRLGRYFDKSITSKITAGTFHSTAYTLLKELNHNIILKQASELKILLRSIFEKRTFHHLSDIKPYMSSYLYDVYSLFQNTNTNLDNFYEWFCQNYNEQAIYAEIYEDILKEYEEEKERFNYVDFNDLLIKLKQNLQHHHFDFDEILVDEYQDTNTLQGSLIDAFNSKSLFCVGDYDQSIYAFNGADISIIGGFKDRFLDAKIFTLNKNYRSSKNILALANKVILNNERLYPKELIVTREGNFKAPSLLIFNELFDQYSTIAKIILQSGIDLNEIAVIFRNNSSADGIEVALRELGISSKRKGSGSFFESLEVKAFCSMLAIILNPKDIMAFIHLLEYTKGVGGVLAKDIFDAFLKLGHANLLKGFLDPDTDISLTKQKKQSYQLGLFEDLEELASPIRFQLKSEFNTHPILGLSKINEQCAKNLEKLYLFVKKASECKISMQLVNLILDNEYFKEICDILATKRATNKNSNVDLNKKNEILEKINAKMMILKELAKNYSDNYKYYNFLTLGASEMSSGNGVNLLSIHASKGLEFELVFVIDLAQGRFPNQKLISMGGSLEEERRLFYVAVTRAKDTLYLSYAKYDKIKKNNYQPSCFLIEAGMCKE; the protein is encoded by the coding sequence ATGCCTTTATCGCGTTTAAATGAAGAACAATATAAAGCAGCTTGTGCATCTTTTGGACATAATCTTATTATAGCAAGCGCTGGAACAGGTAAAACATCAACTATAGTTGCAAGGATAGCTTATCTTTTACAAAATAATATAAAACCAGAAAAGATTATGCTTCTTACTTTTACCAATAAAGCAAGTAAGGAAATGATAAGTAGACTTGGTAGATATTTTGATAAAAGCATCACCTCTAAAATTACAGCAGGTACTTTTCATAGCACAGCATATACTCTTTTAAAAGAATTAAATCATAATATTATTTTAAAACAAGCAAGTGAATTAAAAATTCTTTTAAGATCTATTTTTGAAAAAAGAACCTTTCACCACTTAAGCGATATTAAGCCTTATATGTCTAGTTATTTATACGATGTATATTCTTTATTTCAAAATACAAACACAAATTTAGATAATTTTTATGAATGGTTTTGTCAAAATTATAACGAACAAGCCATTTATGCTGAAATTTATGAAGATATTTTAAAAGAATATGAAGAAGAAAAAGAAAGATTTAACTATGTTGATTTTAATGATTTATTAATTAAATTAAAACAAAATTTGCAACACCATCATTTTGACTTTGATGAAATTTTAGTCGATGAATATCAAGATACCAATACTTTACAAGGATCTTTAATTGATGCTTTTAATAGTAAAAGTTTGTTTTGTGTTGGGGATTATGATCAAAGTATCTATGCATTTAATGGTGCTGATATTTCTATCATAGGAGGATTTAAAGATAGATTTTTAGATGCTAAAATTTTCACTTTAAATAAAAATTATCGTTCTAGTAAAAATATTTTAGCTTTAGCAAATAAAGTTATTTTAAATAATGAAAGGTTATATCCAAAAGAGTTGATCGTCACAAGAGAAGGAAATTTTAAGGCACCAAGTTTGCTTATTTTTAATGAACTTTTTGATCAGTATTCAACTATAGCTAAAATTATTTTACAAAGTGGAATTGACTTAAATGAAATTGCGGTAATTTTTAGAAATAATTCCAGTGCAGATGGTATAGAGGTAGCTTTAAGAGAGCTTGGAATATCTAGTAAAAGAAAAGGTAGTGGAAGTTTCTTTGAAAGTTTAGAGGTTAAAGCTTTTTGTTCTATGTTGGCAATTATATTAAATCCAAAAGACATCATGGCTTTTATACATTTGCTTGAATATACCAAAGGTGTAGGTGGAGTTTTAGCTAAAGATATTTTTGATGCATTTTTAAAACTTGGACATGCTAATTTATTAAAAGGTTTCTTAGACCCTGACACTGATATTAGTTTAACAAAACAAAAAAAACAAAGCTATCAATTGGGGCTTTTTGAAGACTTAGAAGAATTAGCATCTCCTATAAGATTTCAATTAAAAAGCGAATTTAACACTCATCCTATACTAGGTCTTTCTAAAATCAATGAACAATGTGCAAAAAACTTAGAAAAATTATATCTTTTTGTTAAAAAAGCAAGTGAGTGCAAAATTTCAATGCAACTTGTGAATTTGATTTTAGATAATGAATATTTTAAAGAAATTTGTGACATTTTAGCTACCAAACGAGCAACAAATAAAAATTCCAATGTAGATTTAAACAAAAAAAATGAAATTTTAGAAAAAATTAATGCAAAAATGATGATTTTAAAAGAACTTGCTAAAAACTATAGCGATAATTATAAATATTACAATTTTTTAACCCTTGGAGCAAGCGAAATGAGTAGTGGTAATGGAGTAAATTTATTAAGTATTCATGCTAGTAAAGGACTTGAATTTGAACTTGTATTTGTAATTGATCTTGCTCAGGGTAGATTTCCTAATCAAAAACTTATAAGTATGGGTGGTAGCTTAGAAGAAGAACGAAGATTGTTTTATGTAGCTGTAACTAGAGCCAAGGATACTTTATATTTAAGTTATGCTAAATATGATAAGATAAAAAAGAATAATTACCAACCTTCTTGTTTTTTGATAGAGGCTGGCATGTGTAAAGAATAA
- the tpx gene encoding thiol peroxidase — MNAVLFKGNEVKLKGNQLEVGDIAPNIMLKAKDLSSVEVASKGKTQIIISVPSLDTPVCATEAREFNKKAASTNAEVIVVSMDLPFAMGRFCSTEGIDNLIVASDFVSKEFGEKYGVLMADGPLEGILARAVFVIKDGVIAYKELVKEVTDLPNMQALEDFFSQSCGCGGCGCH, encoded by the coding sequence ATGAATGCAGTGTTATTCAAAGGAAATGAAGTTAAGCTAAAGGGAAATCAGCTTGAAGTTGGCGATATAGCTCCAAATATCATGTTAAAAGCAAAAGATCTTTCAAGTGTTGAAGTAGCTTCAAAAGGAAAAACTCAAATTATTATTAGTGTTCCAAGTTTAGATACGCCAGTATGTGCAACCGAAGCAAGAGAATTTAATAAAAAAGCGGCTTCTACTAATGCTGAAGTAATCGTAGTAAGTATGGATTTACCATTTGCAATGGGTCGTTTTTGTTCAACTGAAGGTATAGATAATTTAATTGTAGCAAGTGATTTTGTTTCGAAAGAATTTGGTGAAAAATATGGTGTTTTAATGGCAGATGGTCCATTAGAAGGAATTTTAGCAAGAGCTGTATTTGTTATAAAAGATGGTGTGATTGCTTATAAAGAACTAGTTAAAGAAGTAACAGATCTTCCAAATATGCAAGCTTTAGAAGATTTTTTTAGTCAAAGTTGCGGTTGTGGTGGTTGTGGTTGCCATTAA
- a CDS encoding Crp/Fnr family transcriptional regulator, which yields MKNIIFKFNLQDADEKLALSNLVIRDLKSNFKVNDECLGLIKIIKGKLRAYILTSNAKEITLFNLQEGDECLICSQCNVDSIDHDVFIQSSQDTSIEILPAKIFSKLKEKYPQVNNYALNLITKRFNILVKVLEQALFSPLNERICNFLKENAINNQIKITHEELANHLGSAREVISRILKELEKNKKIKLLRGKIILLAL from the coding sequence ATGAAAAATATTATTTTTAAATTTAATTTACAAGATGCTGATGAAAAATTAGCATTATCCAATCTTGTCATAAGAGATCTAAAAAGTAATTTTAAAGTTAATGATGAATGTTTAGGTCTTATTAAAATTATAAAAGGAAAGCTTAGAGCTTACATTTTAACTTCCAATGCGAAAGAAATTACATTATTTAATTTACAAGAAGGTGATGAGTGTTTGATTTGCTCTCAATGTAATGTAGATAGTATTGATCATGATGTTTTCATACAAAGTTCTCAAGATACAAGTATTGAGATATTACCTGCTAAAATTTTTAGTAAATTGAAAGAAAAATACCCTCAAGTTAATAATTATGCTTTAAATTTAATTACAAAAAGATTTAATATTTTAGTAAAAGTTTTAGAGCAAGCTTTGTTTTCACCTTTAAATGAAAGAATTTGTAATTTTTTAAAAGAAAATGCAATAAATAATCAAATTAAAATTACCCATGAAGAATTAGCAAATCATCTTGGAAGTGCAAGAGAAGTAATATCTAGAATTTTAAAAGAATTAGAAAAAAATAAAAAAATAAAACTTCTAAGAGGTAAAATTATTTTACTTGCTTTGTGA
- a CDS encoding YgaP family membrane protein, with protein MKKTERFFRILLSMCAFSMGIYFSTWWGLLGLIPFLTGLFGICPIRVLSGKQACPLGICPISKKKNSDIC; from the coding sequence ATGAAAAAAACAGAAAGATTTTTTAGAATACTACTTTCTATGTGTGCATTTTCTATGGGAATATATTTTTCTACTTGGTGGGGTTTGTTAGGGTTAATTCCATTTTTAACAGGCTTATTTGGAATATGTCCAATTAGAGTATTAAGTGGAAAACAAGCTTGTCCTCTAGGAATTTGCCCTATTTCTAAAAAGAAAAACAGCGATATATGCTAG
- a CDS encoding hydrogenase maturation nickel metallochaperone HypA — MHELSITESLLELCEEYAQGKIVEEVHVKIGRLSGVEASLLQRSFETFKENSFICKNAKIILHLQEVLVECPKCHFSGILEKNIFWCPKCEDKNLKIIDGEELYLMRLILQEDLK, encoded by the coding sequence ATGCATGAGTTAAGTATTACTGAGTCTTTACTCGAGCTTTGTGAAGAGTATGCTCAAGGCAAAATTGTAGAAGAAGTGCATGTAAAAATAGGGCGTTTAAGTGGGGTTGAAGCTTCTCTTTTACAGAGAAGCTTTGAAACATTTAAAGAAAATAGTTTTATTTGTAAAAATGCTAAAATAATACTACATTTACAAGAAGTACTTGTAGAATGTCCAAAATGTCATTTTAGTGGAATTTTAGAAAAGAATATCTTTTGGTGCCCAAAATGTGAAGATAAAAATTTAAAAATTATTGATGGAGAAGAGCTTTATTTAATGAGACTTATCTTGCAAGAAGATTTAAAATAG
- the hypE gene encoding hydrogenase expression/formation protein HypE codes for MDKITLAHGGGGDEMNALVGEIFSIFDNDVLSEANDAAILNDIAFSTDSFVLNPIFLKNLDIGKLSVCGSVNDVLMVGAKPLYLSLALILEEGFEIEKLKIILNSIKKECLELGVKLVCGDTKVVPKNKGDEIYINTSCIGKVIKKISTKDIQNNLSIIVSRDIGAHGCAVLVERNNLQANIISDCKNLKSEVEALLKSNIKIKAMRDATRGGLSAVLNEWSLLSGFELLIYEEKIPICNEVLGVCELFGYEPYELANEGTFVLCVEKEDEKFTLEILQKFNHNASIIGEVTAIKKSRVVLENAYGARRILEAPKGELLPRIC; via the coding sequence ATGGATAAAATTACTTTAGCTCACGGTGGTGGTGGCGATGAAATGAATGCTTTAGTTGGAGAAATTTTTTCTATTTTTGATAATGATGTACTAAGTGAAGCAAATGATGCAGCAATATTAAATGATATAGCTTTTAGCACAGATTCTTTTGTGTTAAATCCTATTTTTTTGAAAAACTTAGATATAGGAAAATTATCTGTTTGCGGAAGTGTTAATGATGTTTTGATGGTAGGTGCAAAACCGCTTTATCTTTCTTTGGCTTTGATTTTAGAAGAAGGATTTGAAATTGAAAAGCTAAAAATTATCTTAAATTCTATAAAAAAAGAATGCTTGGAACTAGGTGTCAAGTTAGTTTGTGGAGATACTAAAGTTGTGCCTAAGAATAAAGGCGATGAAATTTATATCAATACTTCTTGCATAGGTAAAGTTATCAAAAAAATATCTACAAAAGATATACAAAATAATTTAAGTATAATAGTTTCAAGAGATATTGGAGCTCATGGATGCGCTGTTTTAGTCGAAAGAAATAATTTACAAGCTAATATAATAAGTGATTGTAAGAATTTAAAATCTGAAGTAGAAGCTCTTTTAAAATCAAATATTAAAATCAAAGCTATGCGTGATGCTACGCGTGGAGGACTTAGTGCAGTATTAAATGAATGGAGTTTATTAAGCGGATTTGAGCTTTTAATATATGAAGAAAAAATTCCAATTTGTAATGAAGTTTTAGGAGTATGCGAACTTTTTGGATATGAACCTTATGAGCTTGCAAACGAGGGTACTTTTGTATTGTGTGTTGAAAAAGAGGATGAAAAATTTACTTTAGAGATTTTGCAAAAATTCAATCACAATGCAAGTATTATAGGTGAGGTAACTGCTATTAAAAAATCTAGAGTAGTCTTAGAAAATGCTTATGGAGCAAGGCGTATTTTGGAAGCTCCTAAGGGCGAACTTTTACCAAGAATTTGTTAA
- the hypD gene encoding hydrogenase formation protein HypD, with the protein MDLINDFRDKERILTLKELIASKLTKPINIMEICGGHTHSIMKFALPSLLPKDINFIHGPGCPVCVMPRERIDIALKLASMPNTIFCVLGDMLRIPGSYESLIDLRAKGADIRALYTPLEALDIAINNQDKTIIFFAIGFETTTPMSASIIQKSIKMKLKNLFFHINHVLVPPAIEAIMQDKKVKIDAFLGPSHVSVITGSNIYEPIANKYKTPIAVSGFEPVDIMLSILNIVEQINANTHKVYNEYFRVVSKEGNIKAQELVREFFQPCNFEFRGLGIIKNGGLYLKDKYDFLNAEKIFDCKVESKDESKACICGQILRGLAKPYDCKVFSKVCTPKNPIGSCMVSSEGACAAYYKYYQN; encoded by the coding sequence ATGGATTTAATCAATGACTTTAGAGATAAAGAAAGAATTTTAACTTTAAAAGAGCTAATCGCCTCTAAGCTTACAAAACCTATTAATATAATGGAAATTTGCGGTGGACACACTCATAGTATTATGAAATTTGCTTTACCAAGTTTGCTTCCAAAAGATATCAATTTTATTCATGGACCAGGGTGTCCTGTGTGTGTGATGCCAAGAGAGCGTATTGATATAGCCTTAAAACTTGCAAGCATGCCAAATACGATTTTTTGCGTTTTAGGAGATATGTTAAGAATTCCAGGAAGCTACGAGAGTTTGATTGATCTTAGAGCAAAAGGTGCTGACATTAGAGCACTTTATACTCCATTAGAAGCTCTTGATATTGCTATAAACAATCAAGATAAAACTATTATTTTTTTTGCTATAGGCTTTGAAACAACAACCCCTATGAGTGCTTCTATTATTCAAAAAAGTATAAAGATGAAATTAAAAAACTTGTTTTTTCATATTAATCATGTTTTAGTACCACCTGCAATAGAAGCCATTATGCAAGATAAAAAAGTTAAAATAGATGCTTTTTTGGGTCCTTCGCATGTTAGCGTGATAACAGGTTCAAATATTTATGAGCCAATAGCTAATAAATATAAAACCCCTATAGCAGTCAGTGGTTTTGAACCTGTAGATATTATGCTTAGTATATTGAATATAGTAGAACAAATTAATGCAAATACTCATAAAGTGTATAATGAATATTTTAGAGTTGTTAGCAAAGAAGGCAATATAAAAGCTCAAGAACTTGTAAGAGAATTTTTTCAACCTTGTAATTTTGAATTTAGAGGGCTTGGGATTATTAAAAATGGTGGACTTTACTTAAAAGATAAATATGATTTTTTAAATGCTGAAAAAATATTTGATTGTAAAGTAGAAAGCAAGGATGAGAGTAAAGCTTGTATTTGTGGTCAGATTTTAAGAGGATTAGCAAAACCTTATGATTGTAAAGTATTTTCTAAGGTCTGTACCCCTAAAAATCCTATAGGAAGCTGTATGGTTTCTAGCGAAGGAGCTTGTGCTGCTTATTACAAGTATTATCAAAACTAA
- a CDS encoding HypC/HybG/HupF family hydrogenase formation chaperone has product MCLSIPSKILEIDELNSAIVETLGVKRRVSLDLISEPLNVGDYVLIHVGFAMEKIDTQAAKESLKIYTDIACKMDNGQIDEYEGDMGLKDGFNQ; this is encoded by the coding sequence ATGTGTCTTTCTATACCTTCTAAAATCTTAGAAATTGATGAATTAAATTCAGCTATAGTGGAGACTTTAGGTGTTAAGCGACGAGTAAGTTTGGATTTAATAAGTGAGCCTTTAAATGTAGGTGATTATGTTTTAATCCATGTTGGTTTTGCGATGGAAAAAATAGATACTCAAGCAGCCAAAGAAAGTTTAAAAATTTATACAGACATCGCATGTAAGATGGATAATGGTCAAATCGATGAATATGAAGGGGACATGGGTTTAAAAGATGGATTTAATCAATGA
- the hypB gene encoding hydrogenase nickel incorporation protein HypB, with amino-acid sequence MCKDCGCSISEHEHHHENPALKDEKTINVISKILSKNDHQAAHNREHFNEYKTLCINLMSSPGSGKTTLLEETIKTLNNELKIAVVEGDLETNNDANRIKNAGALAHQITTGQTCHLDAFMVHEALHHFKLSDLDIVFIENVGNLVCPASYDLGEHLNIVLLSVTEGHDKVEKYPVMFRKADLLIITKADLAQHFDFDFEQVSLAAKRLNPKIDIMILDSKTKSGFNLWINYLKMKKELN; translated from the coding sequence ATGTGTAAAGATTGCGGCTGCTCTATAAGTGAGCATGAACATCATCATGAAAATCCAGCTTTAAAAGATGAAAAAACTATCAATGTTATTAGTAAAATTTTATCAAAAAATGATCATCAGGCTGCTCATAATAGAGAACATTTTAATGAATATAAAACTTTATGCATCAATTTAATGAGTTCGCCTGGAAGTGGAAAGACTACACTTTTAGAAGAAACTATAAAAACTTTAAACAATGAACTAAAAATTGCTGTTGTTGAAGGAGATTTAGAAACAAATAATGATGCAAATCGTATTAAAAATGCAGGTGCATTGGCTCATCAAATCACTACTGGTCAAACTTGCCATTTAGATGCTTTTATGGTTCATGAAGCTTTGCATCATTTTAAATTAAGTGATCTTGATATTGTATTTATAGAAAATGTAGGGAATTTAGTTTGCCCAGCAAGCTATGATTTAGGAGAGCATTTAAATATAGTTTTACTTTCAGTAACAGAAGGTCATGATAAGGTTGAAAAATATCCTGTAATGTTTAGAAAAGCTGATTTGCTCATTATCACTAAGGCTGATTTGGCTCAGCATTTTGATTTTGATTTTGAACAAGTTTCACTAGCAGCAAAAAGATTAAATCCTAAGATTGACATAATGATTTTAGATAGCAAGACAAAATCTGGTTTTAACCTATGGATTAATTATTTAAAAATGAAAAAGGAATTAAATTAA